Proteins from a single region of Streptomyces spinoverrucosus:
- a CDS encoding response regulator: MSVEEPIRVLVVEDDPVAADAHVMYVGRVPGFVAVGKAHTGAEARRALERTPVDLLLLDLHLPDVHGLQLARTLRAAGYHADVIAVTSARDLAVVREGVSLGVVQYVLKPFTFATLRDRLVRYAEFRGAAGEASGQDEVDRALATLRAPGPAALPKGLSGPTLERVTGALRKAEEGLTAAGVAEAVGISRITARRYLEHLVDAGRAGRSPLYGQVGRPELVYRWVRGTR; this comes from the coding sequence ATGAGCGTCGAGGAGCCGATCCGCGTCCTGGTGGTCGAGGACGATCCGGTCGCCGCGGACGCGCATGTGATGTACGTCGGCCGGGTGCCCGGCTTCGTCGCGGTCGGCAAGGCGCACACGGGCGCGGAGGCGCGACGGGCGCTGGAACGGACGCCGGTGGATCTGTTGCTGCTCGACCTGCACCTGCCGGATGTCCACGGGCTGCAGCTGGCGCGGACGCTGCGGGCGGCGGGGTATCACGCGGACGTGATAGCGGTGACGTCGGCGCGGGATCTGGCGGTGGTGCGGGAGGGGGTGTCGCTGGGGGTCGTGCAGTACGTACTGAAGCCGTTCACTTTCGCGACGCTCCGGGATCGTCTGGTGCGGTATGCCGAGTTTCGGGGAGCGGCCGGGGAGGCGAGCGGTCAGGACGAGGTGGACCGGGCGCTGGCGACGCTGCGGGCGCCGGGGCCGGCCGCGTTGCCGAAGGGGTTGAGTGGGCCGACGTTGGAACGGGTGACGGGGGCGCTGCGGAAGGCGGAGGAGGGGCTCACCGCGGCGGGGGTTGCGGAGGCCGTGGGGATTTCGCGGATCACGGCTCGGCGGTATCTGGAACATCTGGTGGATGCGGGGCGGGCCGGGCGGAGTCCGTTGTACGGGCAGGTGGGAAGGCCGGAGTTGGTGTATCGGTGGGTTCGGGGGACCCGCTGA
- a CDS encoding 5'-methylthioadenosine/S-adenosylhomocysteine nucleosidase, producing MPQTRPTVVVLTALALEYAAVRSHAEDREELVHRDGTRVERGRLPGTDWYVALAELGEGNRTAAALATQIIDWLEPEAMLFVGVAGSLKDDIGLGDVVVGTKVYGIHGGKQTPNGFLVRPEAWPVSNALVSAARSAVRDMSDVRAHLKPIASGDVVLADAESEIARHLREHYNDAAAIEMEGAGALQAAHLNGQLHALVIRGISDSANAAKHEADAAGSQERAAAQAASVAVAVLRKHQPRGGSSDSQEGPHRAGDGGATYGGDHIDFRNGTFYGPVVGKPTGRQQ from the coding sequence GTGCCGCAGACCCGTCCCACCGTCGTCGTCCTGACCGCGCTCGCGCTGGAGTACGCCGCCGTGCGCTCCCATGCCGAGGACCGGGAGGAACTCGTCCACCGCGACGGAACCCGAGTCGAACGCGGCCGGCTGCCCGGCACCGACTGGTATGTCGCCCTCGCCGAACTGGGCGAGGGAAACAGGACCGCCGCCGCCCTCGCCACGCAGATCATCGACTGGCTGGAGCCGGAAGCGATGCTGTTCGTGGGGGTCGCGGGGAGCCTGAAGGACGACATCGGGCTCGGGGACGTCGTGGTCGGCACGAAGGTGTACGGCATCCACGGCGGCAAGCAGACGCCGAACGGCTTCCTGGTCCGCCCCGAGGCCTGGCCGGTCTCGAACGCCCTGGTGAGCGCGGCCCGTTCCGCGGTGCGGGACATGTCCGACGTACGTGCGCACCTCAAGCCGATCGCCTCGGGGGACGTCGTCCTGGCCGACGCCGAGTCGGAGATCGCCCGGCATCTGCGCGAGCACTACAACGACGCGGCGGCGATCGAGATGGAGGGCGCCGGCGCGCTCCAGGCGGCGCATCTGAACGGCCAGTTGCACGCCCTCGTCATCCGGGGCATCAGCGACAGCGCCAACGCGGCCAAGCACGAGGCCGACGCGGCGGGATCCCAGGAGCGGGCGGCGGCGCAGGCGGCGTCGGTGGCGGTGGCGGTACTGCGGAAGCACCAACCACGCGGCGGCTCCTCCGACTCCCAGGAGGGTCCCCATCGGGCCGGGGACGGCGGAGCGACGTACGGGGGCGATCACATCGACTTCCGGAACGGGACCTTCTACGGACCTGTCGTCGGCAAGCCGACCGGACGGCAGCAGTAG
- a CDS encoding tetratricopeptide repeat protein, whose product MSPAPDADTALPVLIFAVTGMGGIGKTALAVEAAHRARGQGWFPGGTLFVDLRGYDDNPVTADQAVVALLDALGVQGRDLPTTTARQYDAYRALLAERRDRMLLVLDNASDPAQYLDLLPGTDHHRVLITSRDRPHSLSVRLIDLEILSPSDSFALLTRALRDADERDERPARESDALRALAGLCGHLPLALQIAAAMLRRRRNRRISTLVAEIKRVGNALAVLDNGSRGTDQYGRSLALRPVLETSYRRLPTDRMRRLLRLLALAPGTDTSTEAVAALTDLDVDAALEALEDLAAAGLVTSVPADGDVRWRLHDLVRAFGVGVVSEDGESREEGEAARERLLGFYHRWAKAADLRFQWLPGMAEPERFTDRVQAFAWLDAERVGLVAAVQWAREERYAAMAVRLGGRLIRYLDWWRYLDDGTTVARTALETVQRLGDRPGEAVAWNRLGMVLRTADRTEAAIDACVRARDLYQDLGDRAGEACSWDDLANALAESGRVDEAFVAHNRSRELYEALQDRRGEGNAWNHLGITLQEVGETEQAIEAHTRARDLYKAVGDLNREALAWTGLGTALGKADRITEAIEALTRALDIHRGFEDWLRVGSVLHNLAVAHELSHQPTEARAYYLQAAEAFTRASAPDEAAQEQSSADALT is encoded by the coding sequence TTGTCCCCCGCACCGGACGCCGACACGGCGCTGCCCGTCCTGATCTTCGCGGTCACCGGCATGGGCGGTATCGGCAAGACCGCGTTGGCGGTCGAGGCGGCGCATCGGGCCCGTGGGCAGGGGTGGTTTCCCGGCGGGACGCTCTTCGTCGACCTGCGCGGCTACGACGACAACCCGGTGACGGCCGACCAGGCGGTCGTGGCGCTGCTCGACGCGCTCGGCGTGCAGGGCCGGGATCTGCCGACGACCACCGCGCGCCAGTACGACGCGTACCGGGCGCTGCTGGCCGAGCGGCGGGACCGGATGCTGCTGGTCCTGGACAACGCCTCGGATCCCGCGCAGTACCTCGACCTGCTGCCCGGCACCGACCATCACCGGGTACTGATCACTTCCCGGGACCGTCCGCACTCCCTGTCCGTGCGCCTCATCGACCTCGAAATTCTTTCCCCGTCCGACTCCTTCGCGCTTCTGACGCGAGCGCTGCGCGACGCCGACGAGCGCGACGAGCGTCCGGCACGCGAGTCCGACGCGCTGCGCGCCCTCGCTGGGCTGTGCGGGCATTTGCCGCTCGCCCTGCAGATCGCGGCCGCGATGCTGCGCAGACGCCGCAACCGCCGGATCAGCACCCTGGTGGCCGAGATCAAGAGGGTCGGAAACGCGCTGGCCGTCCTCGACAACGGCAGCCGGGGCACGGACCAGTACGGCCGTTCCCTCGCCCTGCGGCCGGTTCTGGAGACGTCGTACCGCCGGCTGCCGACCGACCGGATGCGGCGACTGCTACGCCTGCTGGCCCTCGCCCCCGGCACCGACACGAGCACGGAGGCCGTGGCCGCCCTTACCGACCTCGACGTCGATGCCGCCTTGGAGGCCTTGGAGGACCTGGCTGCCGCCGGTCTCGTGACATCCGTGCCGGCGGATGGTGATGTGCGGTGGCGGTTGCATGACCTGGTGCGGGCGTTCGGGGTGGGTGTGGTGTCGGAGGATGGGGAGTCGCGGGAGGAGGGGGAGGCGGCGCGGGAGCGGTTGCTGGGGTTCTACCACCGATGGGCCAAGGCAGCCGACCTGCGATTTCAGTGGCTGCCGGGGATGGCGGAACCGGAGCGGTTCACGGACCGGGTGCAGGCGTTCGCCTGGTTGGACGCCGAACGTGTCGGGCTGGTCGCGGCCGTGCAATGGGCGCGCGAGGAGCGGTACGCGGCGATGGCGGTTCGGCTGGGCGGACGCCTGATTCGATACCTGGACTGGTGGCGGTACCTCGACGACGGGACAACCGTTGCCCGTACCGCCCTCGAGACGGTTCAGCGGTTGGGAGATCGGCCCGGTGAGGCCGTGGCATGGAACCGTCTGGGCATGGTTCTGCGGACTGCCGACCGGACGGAGGCGGCGATCGACGCCTGTGTCCGCGCCCGCGACCTGTACCAGGACCTCGGCGACCGGGCCGGCGAGGCCTGTTCCTGGGACGACCTCGCCAACGCCCTGGCGGAGAGCGGCCGCGTGGACGAGGCGTTCGTTGCCCACAACCGTAGCCGCGAACTGTATGAGGCACTCCAGGATCGCCGCGGCGAGGGCAACGCCTGGAACCACCTCGGCATCACCTTGCAAGAGGTGGGCGAGACGGAGCAGGCGATCGAAGCTCACACCCGAGCCCGCGACCTGTACAAGGCGGTCGGAGATCTCAACCGGGAGGCCCTGGCGTGGACCGGCCTCGGAACGGCCTTGGGCAAGGCAGACCGCATCACCGAGGCGATCGAGGCCCTCACCCGCGCCCTGGACATTCACCGGGGCTTCGAGGACTGGCTCAGGGTGGGCAGCGTCCTGCACAACCTGGCTGTCGCCCACGAACTGAGCCACCAACCCACGGAAGCCCGCGCCTACTACCTCCAGGCCGCCGAGGCCTTCACCCGGGCCAGTGCCCCGGATGAAGCCGCCCAAGAGCAATCCTCGGCAGACGCATTGACCTGA
- a CDS encoding extracellular solute-binding protein: MPVRPTAVLLLASALAATTLTACGTGSGSDPDTVKVSFKQSTDNSVKVMDTYLADIKKQFEKANPGKKVELVPIKAPDSEYYTKLQQMLRSPKTAPDLVYEDTFLINSDITSGYLKPLDDYLADWPDWNQFIDTAKTAAKAEDGKTYGVPDGTDTRGLWFDKAVFQKAGLPTDWQPKTWDDVLEAARTIKQKVPGVTPLNVYTGKPAGEAATMQGFEMLLYGTNDGTSDPLYDEQSKKWIAGSQGFKDALTFVETVFKEKLGPDVADALDPNFGTRVRGELLPAGKLGINLDGSWLPQDWLPGSGHEWPEWSQKLGLAAMPTQNGQSPGKVSMSGGWTWAIPAKAANPDLAFEFIKAMQTKANAQKWYIANSGIAVRKDVADDPAYAGAQPGIKFFTDLVATTHYRPAYPAYPKVSTAIQEAMEGVTTGDMSVEEAAKGYDEELKSATDNQVIEK, translated from the coding sequence ATGCCCGTGCGCCCCACCGCCGTCCTACTCCTTGCGTCCGCCCTCGCCGCCACCACCCTCACCGCCTGCGGCACCGGTTCCGGCAGCGACCCGGACACCGTGAAGGTCTCCTTCAAACAGTCCACGGACAACTCCGTGAAGGTGATGGACACCTACCTCGCGGACATCAAGAAGCAGTTCGAGAAGGCCAACCCCGGCAAAAAGGTCGAGCTCGTCCCGATCAAGGCCCCGGACTCGGAGTACTACACCAAGCTCCAGCAGATGCTCCGCTCCCCCAAAACCGCCCCCGACCTGGTCTACGAGGACACCTTCCTCATCAACTCCGACATCACCAGCGGCTACCTCAAGCCCCTCGACGACTACCTCGCCGACTGGCCGGACTGGAACCAGTTCATCGACACGGCGAAGACCGCGGCCAAGGCTGAGGACGGGAAGACGTACGGCGTCCCGGACGGCACGGACACCCGCGGCCTCTGGTTCGACAAGGCCGTCTTCCAGAAGGCCGGCCTGCCCACCGACTGGCAGCCGAAGACCTGGGACGACGTCCTCGAAGCCGCCCGCACGATCAAGCAGAAGGTCCCCGGCGTCACCCCCCTCAACGTCTACACCGGCAAACCCGCCGGCGAGGCGGCCACGATGCAGGGCTTCGAGATGCTGCTCTACGGCACGAACGACGGCACCAGCGACCCCCTCTACGACGAGCAGTCGAAGAAGTGGATAGCGGGCAGCCAGGGCTTCAAGGACGCCCTCACCTTCGTCGAAACCGTCTTCAAGGAGAAGCTCGGCCCGGACGTCGCCGACGCCCTCGACCCCAACTTCGGCACCCGTGTCCGCGGCGAACTCCTCCCCGCGGGCAAACTCGGCATCAACCTCGACGGCTCCTGGCTCCCGCAGGACTGGCTCCCCGGCAGCGGCCACGAATGGCCCGAGTGGTCGCAGAAGCTCGGCCTCGCCGCCATGCCCACCCAGAACGGCCAGTCCCCCGGCAAGGTGAGCATGTCCGGTGGCTGGACCTGGGCGATCCCGGCCAAGGCGGCCAACCCCGACCTCGCCTTCGAGTTCATCAAGGCCATGCAGACGAAGGCGAACGCCCAGAAGTGGTACATCGCCAACTCCGGCATCGCGGTCCGCAAGGACGTCGCCGACGACCCCGCGTACGCCGGCGCCCAGCCCGGCATCAAGTTCTTCACCGACCTCGTCGCCACGACCCACTACCGCCCCGCCTATCCGGCGTACCCGAAGGTCTCCACCGCGATCCAGGAGGCGATGGAGGGCGTGACGACGGGAGACATGTCGGTCGAGGAGGCGGCGAAGGGGTACGACGAGGAACTGAAGTCGGCGACGGACAACCAGGTGATCGAGAAGTGA
- a CDS encoding carbohydrate ABC transporter permease gives MRTAARALPLAPAVVLLLLFLAGPIAYCAYIAFTDLQLTGQAEESFIGFENFSTAFGDEAFRNAVWLTLVFTVVSALIGQNTLGLALAALMQRASKPVRTLTGGIVITAWVLPEVVAGFLLYAFFRREGTLNAILDWLHLPTQNWLFTLPILAVSFANVWRGTAFSMLVYSAALNEVPREITEAAEVDGAGGWRRMWHITLPMIRRSIGTNLMLITLQTLSVFGLIWVMTRGGPGGKSQTLPLFMYEEAFQKSMIGYGTAVALLLLVVGSLFSVIYLRLLRTEV, from the coding sequence ATGAGGACTGCCGCCCGCGCCCTCCCCCTCGCCCCCGCCGTAGTCCTCCTGCTCCTCTTCCTCGCCGGCCCGATCGCCTACTGCGCCTACATCGCCTTCACCGACCTCCAACTCACCGGCCAGGCCGAGGAGTCGTTCATCGGCTTCGAGAACTTCAGTACGGCGTTCGGGGACGAGGCGTTCCGCAACGCCGTGTGGCTGACCCTCGTCTTCACGGTCGTCTCGGCACTGATCGGCCAGAACACGCTGGGCCTGGCCCTGGCGGCCCTGATGCAACGCGCGTCAAAGCCCGTCCGCACCCTCACCGGCGGCATCGTCATCACGGCGTGGGTGCTGCCGGAGGTCGTGGCCGGCTTCCTCCTCTACGCCTTCTTCCGCCGCGAGGGCACCCTGAACGCCATCCTGGACTGGCTCCATCTCCCCACCCAGAACTGGCTGTTCACGCTGCCGATCCTGGCGGTGTCGTTCGCGAACGTCTGGCGGGGGACGGCGTTCTCGATGCTGGTCTACTCGGCGGCGCTCAACGAGGTCCCCCGGGAGATCACGGAGGCGGCGGAGGTCGACGGCGCCGGCGGCTGGCGCCGTATGTGGCACATCACCCTCCCGATGATCCGCCGCTCCATCGGCACGAACCTCATGCTCATCACCCTCCAGACCCTGTCCGTCTTCGGCCTGATCTGGGTGATGACGAGGGGCGGGCCGGGCGGCAAGAGCCAGACGCTGCCGCTCTTCATGTACGAGGAGGCCTTCCAGAAGAGCATGATCGGCTACGGCACGGCGGTGGCCCTTCTGCTCCTGGTGGTCGGCTCGCTGTTCTCGGTGATCTACCTGCGCCTGCTGCGGACGGAGGTCTGA
- a CDS encoding carbohydrate ABC transporter permease — MPRTPSSRRTTHRLAADAGLLLLAATFSLPLLWVILSSLDPNANLQVKLPDGVTPANFDAVLTPEITFTPLLNSLLLCGGGTALTVTCAALAAYPLSRFRSRLNRPFLLTILFATSLPITAIMVPVYALFVQVNLIDTMQGTIFFFAASQLPFAIWLMKNFMDGVPKELEEAAWTDGASSLQSLARIVLPLMGPGVAVVTVFSFVMMWGNFFVPFMLLLTPDQMPAAVSINEFFGNRGTVVYGQLAAFSIIYSTPVILLYVLVARRLGGGFALGGAVKG; from the coding sequence ATGCCACGGACTCCGTCTTCCCGCAGGACGACTCACCGCCTGGCCGCCGACGCCGGTCTGCTGCTGTTGGCCGCCACGTTCTCCCTGCCTCTCTTGTGGGTGATCCTCTCCTCCCTCGACCCGAACGCGAACCTTCAGGTGAAGCTCCCGGACGGCGTGACGCCGGCCAACTTCGACGCGGTCCTGACGCCGGAGATCACCTTCACGCCCCTGCTGAACAGCCTGCTCCTGTGCGGGGGCGGGACCGCGCTGACGGTGACGTGCGCGGCGCTGGCCGCGTACCCGCTCTCCCGGTTCCGGTCCCGCCTCAACCGCCCGTTCCTCCTGACGATCCTCTTCGCCACGAGCCTGCCGATCACGGCGATCATGGTGCCGGTGTACGCCTTGTTCGTGCAGGTGAACCTGATCGACACCATGCAGGGCACGATCTTCTTCTTCGCGGCCTCCCAATTGCCCTTCGCCATTTGGCTGATGAAGAACTTCATGGACGGAGTGCCGAAGGAGCTGGAGGAGGCGGCGTGGACGGACGGGGCGTCGTCGCTCCAGTCGTTGGCGCGGATCGTGCTGCCGCTGATGGGGCCGGGGGTGGCGGTGGTGACGGTGTTCTCGTTCGTGATGATGTGGGGGAACTTCTTCGTGCCGTTCATGCTGCTGCTCACGCCGGATCAGATGCCGGCGGCGGTGAGCATCAACGAGTTCTTCGGGAATCGGGGGACGGTGGTGTACGGGCAGTTGGCGGCATTCTCGATCATTTACTCGACGCCGGTGATCTTGCTGTATGTGCTGGTGGCACGGCGGCTGGGAGGGGGGTTTGCGTTGGGCGGGGCCGTCAAGGGCTGA
- a CDS encoding PPOX class F420-dependent oxidoreductase produces the protein MYEVTGKVEGHVRERLLAPNFWHLATVGPDGAPQVSPMWVDLDGEYVMVNTAIGRVKEENLRRNPWVSLSHHDAENPYDRVEIRGRVVRFVEGDEAERSMDRLTRKYIGQERYPWLLPGERRVMLLIEPVRVRRVVGVEPFRAGVLPEG, from the coding sequence GTGTACGAAGTGACGGGCAAGGTCGAGGGGCATGTGCGGGAGCGGCTGCTGGCGCCGAACTTCTGGCACCTCGCGACCGTCGGTCCCGACGGTGCGCCGCAGGTGTCGCCGATGTGGGTGGACCTCGACGGTGAGTACGTCATGGTCAACACGGCGATCGGGCGGGTGAAGGAGGAGAACCTGCGGCGCAATCCGTGGGTGTCGCTGTCCCATCACGACGCCGAGAACCCCTACGACCGGGTGGAGATCCGGGGGCGGGTGGTGCGGTTCGTGGAGGGGGATGAGGCGGAGCGGTCGATGGATCGGCTGACGCGGAAGTACATCGGTCAGGAGCGGTATCCGTGGCTCCTGCCCGGGGAGCGGCGGGTGATGTTGTTGATCGAGCCGGTGCGGGTGCGGAGGGTTGTGGGGGTGGAGCCGTTTCGGGCCGGGGTGCTGCCGGAGGGGTGA
- a CDS encoding XRE family transcriptional regulator has product MPVHQPPAHPSQPTPPFNAPAARRLRAALGMGPEHVAYGMRASYGLPYVTPDLVIAWERGVTHPSSPELTALAGVLWCSPGELIGRPRTLREHRISRGLAPEDVARGVGLELPAYLRMEESDTWRGNERQSTALADALDLDLPDFVTVTGREAKLADLLRSAVTTRWQAYVRPVGKTVPLDRGVLEVALQELHREYQGQMVATLSWGGGSRETGDNGRDFLDRIVDHFWTTVENSKSR; this is encoded by the coding sequence GTGCCCGTGCACCAGCCCCCAGCCCACCCGAGCCAGCCCACTCCCCCGTTCAACGCCCCCGCCGCCCGCCGCCTCCGCGCCGCCCTCGGTATGGGCCCCGAGCACGTCGCCTACGGCATGCGCGCCTCGTACGGACTGCCGTACGTCACCCCGGACCTCGTCATCGCCTGGGAACGCGGGGTCACCCACCCCAGCAGCCCCGAACTCACCGCCCTCGCGGGCGTCCTGTGGTGCTCCCCCGGTGAACTCATCGGACGTCCCCGCACCCTGCGCGAGCACCGTATCTCCCGCGGCCTCGCCCCCGAGGACGTCGCCCGCGGCGTCGGCCTCGAACTCCCCGCCTACCTGCGCATGGAGGAGAGCGACACCTGGCGCGGCAACGAGCGGCAGTCCACCGCACTCGCCGACGCTCTCGACCTCGACCTGCCCGACTTCGTCACCGTCACTGGGCGCGAGGCCAAGCTCGCCGACCTGCTGCGCAGCGCGGTGACCACCCGCTGGCAGGCCTACGTCCGCCCAGTGGGCAAAACGGTGCCCCTGGACCGTGGTGTCCTGGAGGTCGCACTCCAGGAACTGCACCGCGAGTACCAGGGGCAGATGGTCGCCACCCTCAGCTGGGGCGGCGGCAGCCGGGAAACCGGCGACAACGGCCGCGACTTCCTGGACCGGATCGTCGACCACTTCTGGACGACCGTGGAGAACAGCAAGTCACGGTAG
- a CDS encoding ATP-dependent 6-phosphofructokinase produces MRIGVLTAGGDCPGLNAVIRSVVHRAVAQYGDEVIGFEDGYAGLLDGRYRTLGLNEVSGILARGGTILGSSRLERDRLREACENASDMIRDFGIDALIPIGGEGTLTAARMLSDAGLPVVGVPKTIDNDISSTDRTFGFDTAVGVATEAMDRLKTTAESHQRVMVVEVMGRHAGWIALESGMAAGAHGICLPERPFDPADLVKMVEERFARGKKFAVICVAEGAHPAEGTMDYGKGEIDQYGHERFQGIGTALAYELERRLGKEAKPVILGHVQRGGTPTAYDRVLATRFGWHAVEAAHREEFGRMTALRGTDIVMVPLAEAVTELKTVPKDRMDEAESVF; encoded by the coding sequence ATGCGTATCGGAGTTCTCACCGCAGGCGGCGACTGCCCCGGCCTGAACGCCGTGATCCGGTCGGTCGTGCACCGAGCGGTCGCGCAGTACGGCGACGAGGTGATCGGCTTCGAGGACGGTTACGCGGGTCTGCTGGACGGCCGCTACCGCACCCTCGGTCTGAACGAGGTCAGCGGCATCCTGGCTCGCGGCGGCACCATCCTCGGCTCCTCCCGGCTGGAGCGCGACCGGCTGCGCGAGGCCTGCGAGAACGCCTCCGACATGATCCGTGACTTCGGCATCGACGCGCTGATCCCGATCGGCGGCGAGGGCACGCTGACGGCGGCCCGCATGCTGTCGGACGCGGGCCTGCCGGTGGTCGGCGTGCCGAAGACCATCGACAACGACATCTCGTCGACGGACCGGACGTTCGGCTTCGACACCGCCGTGGGTGTCGCCACCGAGGCGATGGACCGCCTGAAGACGACGGCCGAGTCCCACCAGCGCGTGATGGTGGTGGAGGTCATGGGCCGCCACGCGGGCTGGATCGCGCTGGAGTCCGGCATGGCGGCGGGCGCGCACGGCATCTGCCTGCCCGAGCGCCCCTTCGACCCCGCCGACCTGGTGAAGATGGTCGAGGAGCGGTTCGCGCGCGGCAAGAAGTTCGCCGTCATCTGCGTCGCCGAGGGCGCCCACCCCGCCGAGGGCACCATGGACTACGGCAAGGGCGAGATCGACCAGTACGGCCACGAGCGCTTCCAGGGCATCGGTACGGCACTGGCGTACGAACTGGAGCGCCGCCTCGGCAAGGAGGCCAAGCCGGTCATCCTCGGCCACGTCCAGCGCGGCGGCACGCCGACGGCGTACGACCGCGTGCTCGCCACCCGCTTCGGCTGGCATGCGGTGGAGGCGGCGCACCGCGAGGAGTTCGGGCGGATGACCGCGCTGCGGGGGACGGACATCGTGATGGTGCCGCTGGCGGAGGCGGTCACCGAGTTGAAGACGGTGCCGAAGGACCGGATGGACGAGGCGGAGTCGGTGTTCTAG